TCCCACAACATGACGGTCACATCTGGGAATTGCATCCGCTGGCGGTACAGCCAAACAAGCAAGGTCAAGGATCGGGGTCGCGCGTTGGTTGAAGACTTTGAGGAGCAAGTCCGTTTGCGCGGCGGATTGACCATCACACTGGGCAGTGATGGCGAAGACAACATGACTCGTTAATAAATGTTGATCTATTTAAGAAAATACGTGGAAAGATTCAGAACATCCGCACGTGAAGGGCCATCCCTGGAGTTCTATCAAAAG
The window above is part of the Candidatus Defluviilinea proxima genome. Proteins encoded here:
- a CDS encoding GNAT family N-acetyltransferase; this encodes MAGNLLGIIGGIPQHDGHIWELHPLAVQPNKQGQGSGSRVG